In Bacillus weihaiensis, the genomic stretch TCAAACGTTAGATGAAAAAAAGCAACAAATTGAAAATGAGCAATCTAATGTTTCTTCAAGTATTAATGAAAAAGAAAGTGAAGTATCAAAGCTTAAAGAAGAAGAAGCCAAACTAAATAATGAAATTAAAAAGATTGATATCCAATATGCAGAAATTAATGGGAAAATCCGTGAAAAAGAAGCTAGTATAGAAGAAGCAAGGAAGAAAATTGAGGAATTGAAAAAAGAAATTGAGGCTGTTAAGGCTCGAATTGAAGAACGTAATAAGCTTTTGGAGGATCGTGCTCGAGCTCTTCAAGAGAGTGGCGGTATGGTTAGTTATTTAGATGTGCTTCTAGGTGCTCAAAGCTTTGGTGATTTTGTTGGTCGTGTTAATGCAGTCACAACGATTGTTGAAGCAGATAAAGAAATTTTAAAAGCGCATGAAGCAGATAAAGTTTTGTTAGAGCAGTCAGAAGCAGATCTAACGAATGAACTTAAAGCATTAGAAAGTAAATTAACAGAATTAGAGTCATTAAAGAAACAATTAAATGTTCAAAAGAAGAAAAAAGAAGAGATTATGGCTCAAGTGCAAGAAAAACATGATGAAGCGATACATGAAATTCATGAGCTAGAAGATGAAGCAGCATTCTTAGCTGAGCAAAAGAAAGCGATAGAAGCGGAGCAAAAGAGACAGGCTGAAGAAGCAGCTAGAAAAAAAGCAGAAGAAGAAGCGGCAGCAAAAGCAGCGGCAAAGGCTGCAGCTGCGAAGGCTGCTCAAAGTTCTAAATCTTCAAGCAGCTCAAGCTCAAGTAGTTCAAGCACAAGCAATTCTAGTTCTAGTAGTAGTAGTTCTTCCTCCCAAACGCCATCTGTAACAAGTGGTTCCTTTATGTGGCCAGCATCGGGTTCGTTTACCTCTGGCTATGGTCCAAGATGGGGGAAACTTCACGCTGGAATTGATATAGCAAACACAGCTGATGTACCGATTGTTGCATCAGCAAGTGGAACGGTTATCCGTGCAAACTATTCAAGCAGCTATGGAAATGTTGTTTATATTTCACATAGTATTAATGGACAAGTATATACAACTCTTTATGCACACATGGAAACATTACATGTAAGCTCAGGCCAAGCCGTATCAAAAGGTCAACAAATTGGAATTATGGGTAATACTGGTCGTTCAACGGGTCAGCATTTACACTTTGAAATTCATAAAGGACCGTGGAATGGTCAAGTGAACGCAGTAAATCCAATGAACTATCTACAATAATAATACCCTTAGAAAAGCCTTCAAAACATTTTGTTTTGAAGGTTTTTATGATGGGAAAGAGAATATATATAAGAGACTGCGATTTTGTGGGAAGAAAAGGAGATAGGAAGAGTAGTTTTATAATAAATGCCTTTTTTAAAGAAGAGCTTTCATAAGCATCGTACTGATCTTAAGCAATATATTAGTATCCTTTAAATACCTTAGTTATATTGAATTCTGCATAGGATCTTCTTCACCATGACAAAGGTGAGATAAATTCCGTTACATGATTTGTCCAAGCACGACATATACTAAAAAAAGCCTAACAACTACCAACCAATACATAAATTTACCGCAGAGGAAATAGGAGGGTACTCATGAAGCGAAAAATTTCAGCATGGTATTTGACAGTAGCTTT encodes the following:
- a CDS encoding murein hydrolase activator EnvC family protein, producing the protein MKRKLMTYSLAAIVGTSSILLPTYENTFAQTLDEKKQQIENEQSNVSSSINEKESEVSKLKEEEAKLNNEIKKIDIQYAEINGKIREKEASIEEARKKIEELKKEIEAVKARIEERNKLLEDRARALQESGGMVSYLDVLLGAQSFGDFVGRVNAVTTIVEADKEILKAHEADKVLLEQSEADLTNELKALESKLTELESLKKQLNVQKKKKEEIMAQVQEKHDEAIHEIHELEDEAAFLAEQKKAIEAEQKRQAEEAARKKAEEEAAAKAAAKAAAAKAAQSSKSSSSSSSSSSSTSNSSSSSSSSSSQTPSVTSGSFMWPASGSFTSGYGPRWGKLHAGIDIANTADVPIVASASGTVIRANYSSSYGNVVYISHSINGQVYTTLYAHMETLHVSSGQAVSKGQQIGIMGNTGRSTGQHLHFEIHKGPWNGQVNAVNPMNYLQ